One part of the Thermithiobacillus tepidarius DSM 3134 genome encodes these proteins:
- a CDS encoding ATP-binding protein — MIGSIRRHLLTWLLSALFLVTVITGGATYFKVREEVDELLDYQMRQIALSLSRQARPAPVLPILPPAEREEENDFRVQLRTRSGVLLYSSLPATVAPASARPGFAILPGPSGPWRVFTLRDRQIIQVYQSLAARREMTADIALRALLPQLWLMPLLALLMGIAVGRSLRPLASLATHLQARRPLELAPLPVADMPAEIRPVIRAMNQLLARLENAFSLQRRFVADAAHELRTPLTAIRLQAQAIERAPDPAARAAAIRQLMGGTDRAAHLVTQLLLLARHDPDVARQPLTPVALIPVVHAVLAQHAPLAQAQGIDLGVAELAPATVAGDPEALHVLLGNLVDNAIRYTPSGGVVDVGLRSSGNAVTLSVTDTGPGIPPAERARVFDRFHRGRHPAVAGNGLGLAIVRDIAQRHRAEIRLGDGPKRTGLSVEVIFPAAAS, encoded by the coding sequence GTGATCGGTTCCATCCGGCGGCATCTGCTGACTTGGCTGTTGTCGGCCCTGTTCTTGGTGACCGTGATCACGGGCGGGGCCACCTATTTCAAGGTGCGCGAAGAAGTGGACGAGCTGCTGGACTACCAGATGCGCCAGATCGCCCTGTCCCTCTCCCGCCAAGCGCGTCCAGCGCCGGTCTTGCCGATCCTGCCGCCGGCCGAACGCGAAGAGGAAAACGACTTCCGCGTCCAGCTCCGGACTCGCTCCGGCGTGCTGCTCTACTCCTCCCTGCCCGCCACCGTGGCCCCAGCGTCGGCACGGCCGGGCTTCGCCATTCTGCCAGGCCCGTCGGGGCCGTGGCGGGTTTTTACCCTGCGCGACCGGCAGATCATCCAGGTATACCAATCCCTGGCGGCGCGGCGTGAAATGACGGCCGACATCGCATTGCGCGCGCTGCTGCCGCAGCTGTGGCTGATGCCCCTGCTCGCCCTGCTCATGGGAATCGCCGTCGGCCGCAGCCTGCGGCCCCTGGCCAGCTTGGCCACTCACCTGCAGGCCCGGCGTCCGCTGGAGCTGGCCCCCCTCCCCGTTGCCGACATGCCTGCGGAGATCCGGCCGGTGATTCGGGCCATGAACCAGTTGCTGGCGCGCCTGGAAAACGCTTTTTCCCTGCAGCGGCGCTTCGTGGCCGATGCTGCCCACGAGCTCAGAACCCCGCTGACCGCCATTCGCCTTCAGGCGCAGGCAATCGAACGGGCTCCCGATCCCGCCGCGCGGGCGGCGGCGATCAGGCAACTCATGGGTGGGACGGATCGGGCCGCGCATCTGGTCACGCAACTCCTGCTCCTGGCGCGCCACGACCCGGATGTGGCCCGGCAGCCGCTGACGCCCGTGGCGCTGATTCCAGTGGTGCATGCCGTGCTGGCCCAGCACGCGCCCCTCGCCCAGGCACAGGGGATCGATCTCGGCGTGGCCGAGCTGGCGCCGGCGACCGTTGCGGGCGATCCGGAAGCCTTGCACGTCCTGCTGGGCAATCTGGTGGACAACGCCATCCGCTACACGCCGTCCGGCGGCGTCGTGGATGTGGGCTTGCGCAGCAGCGGCAATGCCGTGACGCTGTCGGTGACCGACACCGGGCCTGGCATCCCGCCGGCAGAGCGCGCCCGCGTCTTCGACCGCTTCCATCGGGGCCGACACCCCGCCGTCGCCGGCAACGGACTGGGATTGGCCATCGTTCGCGACATCGCCCAGCGCCATCGGGCCGAGATCCGGCTCGGCGACGGGCCGAAGCGGACGGGGCTGTCGGTCGAGGTGATTTTTCCGGCTGCAGCGTCTTAA
- a CDS encoding response regulator: MRLLLVEDDPMIGESIRTGLRNDGFTVDWAREARQAEAVLGSEPYALLLLDLGLPDKSGLDLLRDLRRRVDPLPVLIMTARDAVSDRVNGLDMGADDYLVKPFDLDELAARIRALLRRHAGRAEPLLVHGALVVNPATREVLHQGRSVSLSAREFAVLRVLMERPGAILSRAQIEEQIYGWHEEVDSNVLEVHIHHLRRKLGASAILNVRGLGYLMGEP; the protein is encoded by the coding sequence ATGCGCCTGCTGCTGGTCGAGGACGACCCTATGATTGGGGAAAGCATCCGGACAGGTCTGCGCAACGACGGATTCACCGTCGACTGGGCGAGGGAGGCCCGCCAAGCGGAGGCGGTGCTGGGAAGCGAACCTTATGCCCTGCTCCTGCTGGACCTTGGCCTGCCCGACAAATCCGGCCTGGATTTGTTGCGGGATCTGCGCCGCCGCGTCGACCCGCTGCCGGTGCTCATCATGACGGCGCGGGACGCCGTCAGCGATCGGGTCAATGGGCTGGACATGGGAGCGGACGATTATCTGGTGAAGCCCTTCGACTTGGATGAGCTGGCGGCGCGCATCCGCGCCTTGCTGCGGCGCCACGCCGGGCGAGCGGAACCGCTGCTCGTGCATGGCGCTCTGGTTGTCAACCCGGCGACGCGCGAGGTGTTGCACCAGGGCCGGTCCGTGTCCTTGTCCGCGCGCGAGTTCGCCGTCCTGCGCGTCTTGATGGAGCGTCCCGGCGCGATCCTGTCCCGCGCCCAGATCGAGGAGCAGATCTACGGCTGGCACGAGGAAGTGGACAGCAACGTGCTGGAGGTGCACATCCATCACCTGCGCAGGAAGCTGGGTGCGTCGGCCATCCTCAACGTGCGCGGCCTGGGCTATCTGATGGGCGAGCCGTGA